The genome window GCCGTCAACTATTTCCTGCTCAGAGGACACACCGCCATCACCGTGTTCGTCCCTTCGTGGCGCAAGGAGCAGCCTCGTCCCGACGCACAGATTACAGGTGAGGCCGCCCCAAGAACCCCCCCTTACATGTCCCACAATCCCCACAATGCACACCGTTTTCTGTGGTTTCTACGGTATCGGTTGAAATGCTTCCCCGCGGGGACACAGTCTGCCCTTTGTTTGGCCTAGCTAGACTAAGATTCGGCCTTTACCCCCGCGACAACGACATTAAAGAACACGCTAAATGCAGTGGTGTACATTGTACCCGCAGTCTTATCTGCTGGAAGACTTCCCCATTGGGTGGTGCAGTTCATGTTGTGACATCACATTGCAGACAGAGTTCATTATAGACGAACCCGGTGATTGTTTGCCATGCCCTTGCCTGCACACAACACAAGCACATTCAGTAAATTCCACTCGTTAAAATCTATAATCATAGACTCCTTTAATGTGTATGTGTCGCGTCAGGCAACATTGATCTAGCTAGTTgatataccacacacacacaaaactagaaTGTAGGTAATGGACATAGAATGTACCATTGACCGGAGTCCAATGTGTACTGATACACATTGGACCTGTTTATGTCACGACAAAACACTTTCAAAACTGGGTTGGAGGCGGAGTAATCACCTTCCCTTACTCGATTCCAGGAAATAAGGTTCAACTTCTGGGGAAAAACCCTGCAAGGAAGTAaagctgttttatttttttgacacGCCCAGCTTGGCGGACTGAGTCTGCCAGACTGTAAGACTCTTGGCGACACTTGTTAACAATAGCTTCACATCTGCCTCAAACGCCATCTACAACATGGGTCAAGGAGCTCtggaataaaataatgaattaataaatcaATCGAATACGAGTCATCAATTCAAAACACAGCTTAGATAGAAGCCACATAGCCACTTGAAACCCATCAACAACTGATTGCTCGTCAATCACTAATCCGTATCAGAGAACCAGCAGCAACAGTCGATCAAGCGCTAATGGTAGAAATGGTTGACATGTTTAACGGAAGAGGAGGAAAATGCATGACGcatagcgcacacacacgcacctataCGGTTGCATTGTCTACAaccaacatgaacaccattgtTTGTTCTGATTACATAACGTCTCAAATATGCACTGTGGCCCGCTGCTCCATTTCTGCGTGTGCAACATCAAGGGTTCAAAACAACACGTCGCACAGCCGcctgaagaggaacaatgcacCCTGAGCTGCAGCCACACAAGAGTGACAAATTTGAGTGACAAATCGTCTGAAGCACGTGAAGAAGTACATAAGAGGACATTGTTTGGGCGTGTGGCGTAACAAAGGGGCATGCATGATTGTGtgctgatgaggatgatgatgaggtttCAGACCAGTACATCCTGACGGAGCTGGAGAAGAGGAAGATCTTGGTGTTCACGCCGTCGCGTCGCGTCGCGGGGAAGCGGGTGGTCTGCTACGACGACCGCTTCATCGTGAAGCTGGCGTACGAGCTGGGCGCCGTGATCGTGTCCAACGACACCTACCAGGACCTGCAGGCGGAGCGGCCCGAATGGAGGAAGTGCATCGAGGAGTGCCTGCTCATGTACTCCTTCGTCAACGATAAGTAGGTCCCAGCCGCTTCAcgcctcctctctgttctcgcGCTGCAGTTTGTTTTTAGGCGTTTTTTTGGggatgtaatttttttttaaacatggcgtcaaagttaaatatttatttacccCCTTTAAGCTGGTTTGATAATCCCCTTTTTGTGTAAATTGTACTATTCATTTGAGTACATTTGTATAAATGTGAGTATTCaatcaaatataatatatatatactgagcATTTCCTTTTTGTGTCTCTGTTCTGTTTCGATATCATTTCCCCATTATTTCTTATGCAATCCTGCTttctacttcctgtttcctgtttatAGGTTCATGCCCCCTGATGACCCTCTAGGGCGCCATGGCCCGAGTCTGGATAACTTCCTGAGGAAGAAGCCTCTGGTGTCTGAGCCCAACCGACCCCTCTGTCCTTATGGTACGACCCAACCAGAGACCATTTCACCTGATCCAGAGTGCTCTGTTCTCAGCAGAACAGCAGGTCGTTAGGCCTCATAGGAAAATATGTGATTGCTTCTAGGTTTTACTTTAAAGTTGCAATCTCAAAGGTTTTCATGTGAATAAATGTCTGCTAATTCCCTGTCTATTGCAGAATTACGTGCGACAATACAGATTGAGACTATGGCCCAGTTATGAAAGTCCTTGCATTTGCAGAAATATAAATGTCATGACCTGGTTGACGGTGGAGACACTGCTTGTATCTCTGAAAAAAAGGacggcaaagaaaactaaatggAAATCTTTGAGTTTGCCAAAAAATGAATTGAATGAAATCCCATCTCAACTCCTTTGTGAATTACACTCTGCCTAACTTAGTCTACTTAAGTATTTCACGTATTTTGAGAGATTTCTAAGCCATAAGCAGCTGGTGTTTTggatttttcattcattcattattaaaaaaatatcaacCAACCAATCTGAATCCACTAATCATTACTACGCTATTAGACTTAttacatattcatattcatattcatgtcCTGTTCCATGCAGATAAGAAGTGCACCTATGGCTTAAAGTGTAAGTTCTACCATCCGGAGCGGGCCAACCAGGCCTACAGCTCCCTGGCCGATGAGCTGAGGGACAAGGCTCGCATGTCCACTTCCAAACCCGAGAGGAAGTACCGGCCGGCACCCAGGGGGCCTCCCTTCACCCCGGGCCCGGCAGCCAACCCGGGCTCCCTGGACCTGGAGACGGAGCCCTGGCCGTCCCTGGTGCCCCGAGGCGCAGCCCAGCCTGCCAAGGTAACCGAGAACTTCCTGGTCTGCCAGGAAGGTGGCAGGACCACCCAGAACCACACCTCTGCGACTTGGGCCCAAAAGGACTGGCCAGGCCGCGCCTGTccctcccaccaccccaccaacTCGGGCCTGTCCCAGGACTCGGGCCTGGGCTCCTACGAAGGCCAGTTCTCAAGCGACGGCCACTCGCCGTGGTCCAGACCCCCGCAGCCCTCGGTGTATCTGGAGGGGCCCGGCCCCCGCTCCATGTGTGGGTGCTGCCCCCCCGCTGAGCCCTCCGCAGGACACTACccccgctgctcctcctcctcaatctccTCCGCCTCCATTCCCAAATACGACACCTTCCCGCCCCATGCCTAccctcccagcatgcaccagTACTACAGCCTGCCAGGGCCCCCCCGACAGAGCAGGCAGCAGAACCacaaccagcagcagcagcagcagcctaagTACTTGTCGATGCCCCACGAGACCAGGGGGCCCTGCAGTCTCTCAGGGCCCCGGGGGGGTCCCTCCCAGCCTGGGGGCCAAAGCTGTGCGTACCGGGATCCCATGTCTCATCCATGGGCACCATCTCAGATGGGTTCGCCAGCCTTTGATCCAGATAGGCTTGATCTCCGCAAGAAACTGCAAGCCATCTTTAACCCCTATCAGGTAAAGATCAATTTTTAACTACACATGGCTGTTATTTTTATTGCTACCATAAATGTATCTGTGGACAATCAAACTGATATTTCGTGATCTATATGTTGTTTATATATTTGAGCTAAATATATTGCCAAAGTGCAGAAGTGTTTATGTTAGTGCTGTTATGATGGTaacaaaacaacagcaacaaaatagaaagaaaaaaaaacttaggAATTAAGCAACTCGTTCAGGGTGGCCTACACAAGGCTGAGGAccttggggatcgaacccaggacCTTTTCATCTGCTTGTCTAGCAACTTGACTCCTTGACCCTGAATCAATGCTATCTTGAACTTCTCCTGTCAGGTGGATGCAGTGATGGAGATGTTCCCACACCTCACGGATGCCCAGAAACTGGCAGCAGAGATCCTGAGGCTCAAAGCTCAGGGACAGGTCTTCTGACTTTCTTCTCCAGATCCACCTCCAAGATCCAG of Gadus macrocephalus chromosome 11, ASM3116895v1 contains these proteins:
- the LOC132467312 gene encoding ribonuclease ZC3H12A produces the protein MLLNPGQQPTTAPRYGTMTQSGPVQALPPDQQEGDPLRLDFFRKLGFSPMEVHATLRRLGPSTDTNSVLGELVGNKSHQQAGGSSSPSVAEADQRPAAGQRDTLGPGGRPGSRAALGGTVSTPSPPPPPPSAEEEGGEEDELKAVVIDGSNVAMSHGNKEAFSCQGILLAVNYFLLRGHTAITVFVPSWRKEQPRPDAQITDQYILTELEKRKILVFTPSRRVAGKRVVCYDDRFIVKLAYELGAVIVSNDTYQDLQAERPEWRKCIEECLLMYSFVNDKFMPPDDPLGRHGPSLDNFLRKKPLVSEPNRPLCPYDKKCTYGLKCKFYHPERANQAYSSLADELRDKARMSTSKPERKYRPAPRGPPFTPGPAANPGSLDLETEPWPSLVPRGAAQPAKVTENFLVCQEGGRTTQNHTSATWAQKDWPGRACPSHHPTNSGLSQDSGLGSYEGQFSSDGHSPWSRPPQPSVYLEGPGPRSMCGCCPPAEPSAGHYPRCSSSSISSASIPKYDTFPPHAYPPSMHQYYSLPGPPRQSRQQNHNQQQQQQPKYLSMPHETRGPCSLSGPRGGPSQPGGQSCAYRDPMSHPWAPSQMGSPAFDPDRLDLRKKLQAIFNPYQVDAVMEMFPHLTDAQKLAAEILRLKAQGQVF